Genomic window (Nicotiana sylvestris chromosome 7, ASM39365v2, whole genome shotgun sequence):
ACGGCAGCAAAAATTCCCGCTTTAATGAGATCCACTTTCCAAATATTCAATTgttgaataaatggcaagtgggggacTATTTGTAATGGTAAAAATCGAGTTAACATTTAGAATTAATTATGTGGCTGACAAGTCAAGACACGTGGATTAACAAAAGAGTAACAACTTGCAAAGAATACTCAAAGAGACGCGGGTCTTAATAGGTACATGCAAAGATtcaagaaaacaagaaggaacAGTTACTCGGGTctcttgataatttgaagagACACCGGTGGAATGAACCAAAACAGCAAAAAGTACAGATACGTAATATCTGCAATTAATGAGCATAAATGATGGGGAATGTTATAAAATCTTCACGAAAcagttacgattgccaattataacgtttcattaatgtcattaattgctcataatggatctattatgagaggaaagaaacAAGTACTTATAAATAGCTATAAAAAGGAGAGAAATAATATTTGTATGGACACACTGATTATTATTGAAATATACTTATTTACATTGCTTTATATTGCTTACTCGGCTACTTCTCAGtccaattttattttttgttatacaattatttttttatttgatgatcagtaacccgagttcttctaaaattagactttgaccgaaattcctattttttTGTTAAACACAAACAAAGATGCTCATCATGTTATCTCTCTCTTGATACCTTATTAATAGTGTTTCGAACACCGCTAATATATTTCAAATTCACTATTATTCAGATATCTTTCCCCTTTGCCATGAACCTCCtttgaaatttttatttattCTAAGTGCCGAACTTGTAAAATTAATTTTAGATAGTCGTCCTCCTTAGCATTTTTCTTCCGTAACAACTTATTGTTTTTAGCTGCATTCCACTTGGCTTTCTCACTCTTTGTTTCTTTCCAACACATTTAAAGAGAAGATTCAATTTTTTTACAATACAAGAAAAAATGCGATGGACAATAAAATTAAGGAGGTAAAAATTAGAGTTCGGAACTAAAatatggttcttttggactcaaagaaCAAAAATATGTGAAAAAAACTTAGTGACCAAGATATATATAGTATTTTTTTGAAGACACTATACTTTATGGCCGTTTGGCTAGTTAAGTATAGCGTCTTTTTAAaagacactatatatatatagcattCTTTACTGAAACGCTATACATATTAAGTGAGCTCACAAATAATTATTCTGTGCTTAATttacataacaataattcaactgGGTATAGCGTTTTAAGCTAAGGCGCTATACCTTAAATAATTGAACCCCCCGACTGGCTTTTGCCTTATTTAAAGAGGTGAAGGATTTTTGTAAAAAATCCATTCATAAACATTTTCAAGTCTTCGGAAATTTTTCTTTGTTAAGTTGTTTTGCAATTTGTCATAATGTTTGAAGAGCGAAGAATTATGATCTCATTATATAGGGGGAGGGGGGGTTGAGGTTATTGTGGCGAATAACTCAGTTAGCTATAGTTTATATCCATAGTCTCATGTTAagttgccacttacaatggagtacgataaattggtatcattGATATGTAATAAAATGAGTATGAGCAAATATTCGGTGAATCTTAAAATAATCGGAAGATATCAGTATTCTGTGACTCGGCAAGGGGTTGCTTGTTATgatgagtttaacatcgaagatgatgaaactctgaGAGATTTTTTGGGGACTCCAGATGAATACTGGAAATTTATTGTGATAAAACTGTTGAAAATGTATGTCAAGGCTGAAGACATTCGCAATAATGAGGTTGCTCAAAGTAGGAAATCCATCAATCATCGGGTAgttattttggagcagttttagcCGAACAGGTTCCGGCTTAAAGAGTTTGGCcggatctaaacttatctccacgggcgaataggagcgaggaaataatttctcCCTTGGTATACATAATCCACAAGTCGAGTGGTaaaattttcctttgtgttacgatgtatatttttgtgtattgtatttgtattaacactcatatattccacAGGGGGTACCTaccagatatgaattttacaagttatgaaccaACAGCCAGATGGAATATGCctagttttggtgtgttggatcatAGTGGTCCATTCAGGAGTCAGCATCAACAGGATAATGTGCATCATGAGATATCAACATATTATGATTTGTAAGTGAATATATAAAGTTATATGTATTGTTTGGACAAATTTCAGTAATTCATTATTTctttggttgtgcagtgaaaacgagcaacttaATGGTCTTGTCCTCTCTCAATTTCCCAAAGACGATGTATTTACTCGGGATATGGCAGATGCGTAGAGTCAGGAAGAGAATAGTGATTATGACATCAATGCCGATGAGtttggagatgacacacccttccctaacaagggtgatgaggaggaggaagagaATGCCGAACCTGATTTGATGAGGGAGCATgctccacctcccgttagaccaaaAGTGTGCGAGTCCCACGTGCCGTTTTATTCAAggcatattccctaccttgatcattTGTCAAGTATATCAGAtatggatgccctcacaagggatattGACGAAATTCGGACAACAATGTGGGATGaatctagaccaacggtgctgtcaaagggcatgctttttcctgataaggTGCGCCTAACCAGCGGGGTGAAAATGTACAACAAGAGTGTCGTGGGATGACGGTATGGGAGTCATCTCcagatgtatacaaggttgttttcCATAGATGGTTTGTGGGTTGTAATTGGATATTGCGTGTGATAAAGAAGAAGACAaatatgtggaaagtgggtaaatacattggtacccacaattgtgaaatggacacattcaacgagaatcacttcaacttggatgctAACTtaatttctcttgtcttgattccatacattgaagcgtccataaggtacaagatcaaagagtgtattaTATCCGTCCACCAGGAATATAAGTGTACtattaccaaaagaaaggcataacTCGGGCGCAAACATGcatttgaaattgtttatggtgactgggataagtcatttgcatctctacccaggtacatgaccgcattgcaacactttaaccccgagactattgttgaatggaagcttaaCGATATTTTTACTATATTGTTAATTAGGTTGATAcatttttaatattataattttatattttatacgTTCGTTTattatgttagttttattattttatatgtttgttagtCATTCACCTATTTTTTACTATAcatgatttaattattaaatattcatattttggttccggacacaatatttgaggcccaatagcaccaatgtatcctgaattcttatgttcaTAATGagaattttttttcaatttttcattcaACAGGTctgttattttatatgttagtttattgtatatgttaattttattatttaatatgttagttttattattttatatatttatttgtttgttactgatttattttttactatattaaataaaataattaattttcataattatacaagatttaattattaaatattcatattttggttccggacacaatatttgaggcccagtagtactaatgtatcctgaattcttatgttctTATGTTTGTTGACTATAATTGGAGATAGTTTGTGTTTGAATTATCAGTTTTGACGTATTTTTGGGAATAAGAGATAGTTAAATGATTAATTTCTATAACTACAAGGATACTACGCTAAAGGGcactacgttttactacgctaaaatgTCACTACATTATAAATACGAGTACTATATTAGGCCACAAGATACCATTACAGGGAACTAAAGTAAAAATTTATCTAGTTTACTAATCTTTTAGCAAATTAATAATCTAAAccggataaaaataacaaatCAATTTAATCACAAAACAATCACGAAATTACATATACCACAGTAAAAAGTAACTAATTAACATTTTTTAACAACTAATAACAATTtctctattttaaattatttttagcaCATTAATACTATAGTCCAgataaaaaataacaaattagTTAAATCACAAAATAACATAGAGCACATAAAAAACAcctaatatatatttttaataaaaactaagtcgaaatacctcgatttaagatTTTTAGAAAGTCGAAGATTTTGTGATTTGGCACCGAAACAAACAACAGCGTCCTAGATAACGCCTTAGCTAGTACGTGGGACCGAGAATCTTTACTTTTTGTGGGACGGGTGGGCTCCACTCAAGCTTTTTTGGTTTAAAAATTGGGTGGGGGAGGGGGGACGATTCTGTTTGGAGGAAGGGAAGGAGAcaatatatttatatgtataacgTCTTTTGTTAAGACACTATATATATAACGTCTTAACAAAAGATGCTATAGTTTCTCgcttaaattaatttaaatataGCGTCTTTTTAAAAGGCGCTATACTTAACTGGTCAAACAACTGTTAAAGTATAGCgtctttcaaaaaaatgctaTATATATTTTGGTCACTATTTGTTTTCCATATATTTTTGttctttgagtccaaaagaaccacattttggttccggactcgtAAAAATTAGATACTTAATTATGCGAAGAAGAAAAATGTGTGTATCCCCCCATTAATTTTCAAAAAACTTGGGACTACTTTAACATTTATATTTAAGTTGCGGGGTTAATGAAGCAAAAATGGTTTTTCACTCCCATTAAAGAAAACCAAAAGGCAAGTTCGACGATTAGTTCCGGTTGTGCACCGTAGTTGGTAGGGTTTAAGGCGGCGGAGGAAAGATGAAGCCGGTGGTGGGAACAGTAGTGTCAAACAAGATGCAGAAATCAGTAGTGGTGGCTGTAGATAGACTCTTCCACAACAAGCTTTACAATCGCTATGTGAAGCGCACCTCTAAATTCATGGCTCATGACCAGAACGACGAATGCAACATCGGCGACCGCGTATGTAATTATACATTTTTTGTTTATTTCTCTCAGGAAAGTTTCTAGCTTGATTTGTTCTTAACTTTGAATAAGATGTTGAGTTATTTAATGAAATTTGTAAACTCAGGTAAAGTTAGATCATTCAAGACCATTGAGCAAGCGTAAGCACTGGGTTGTTtctgaaattttgaaaagagctaGAATTTATGTACCTCCACCAAAATCCAGCTCTGAGACTGACAGTAAGACGGGAGTGTCTGCCAATGCTAATTAGAGCAGAAAGTTTGGGCACAAATTTTAGGTATTTGCAGATCTTTTGCTTATCTTCTAAAGTTTTCTATGTTTACAAATTTGAGATATTCATGGTGGTTCAAGCATTAAGTATTTCTTTTTGTGCTTCTGATTATCATTTATTCATTTTTACCAAGTGTATTTTGAACACGAAATATCTATACTCATATAACACATGTCATACACCTTTAGATTTGTCGTCAAATCAAATAAAGAGTTGATGCAACGTAGGACCAGACTAAATACATTATGAAGTCAGGGGCGGAGGGAGAGTAGAAGCTACGGGTTCGACCGTACCCGGTAGCTTTGGTCCAAACCATATGTTTGTCTTAAGCAGAGGCGGACACAGGATTTGAGCAAGACGGGGCACACCACTGTATGCTAATCaccagcgatatatatatatatataaccatatGTTTGTCTTAAGcagaggcggacccaggatttgagCAAGACGGGGGCACACCACTGTATGCTAAATTATCGCTGGTGATtagcatatatatatagagagagatttCTCCCCAAAATGGGTACTATGagaagagaaagaataaaattaattaagttgacTATTGTGTATTAGTACTAAActataaatgaaataaaaaagaagaagataaaagtaaaaaaaaaaaagcaatttgttattaaatataaattatattgtATTCAAAGAACTAAAATATTAATAAAGTTGACTATTATATATTAGTACTAAATTATAATTgaatttaaaaaagaagaagataaaagtaAAAGATAAAGCAATTTGCTATTAAATATAAATTACATTTTActcaaagaataaaaataaaaagaggagaaaaaagcTAAAGGGGAGTTTCGAACCAACGTCCTCATCATATTTGGGAATTAAAGGGCCCAAAGTAACCACTTCTCCCATCCACCTCTTTGTTTTAGGGGGCACACTTAAAATATTTAAGGGGTCCcatatatatgtacaaatatatataatatgtatatacAGGATTTATGCCGAGGCTAACGGGGTCACGTGACCCCTCAAGCCACCATGTAGGTCCGCCTCTAGTCTTAAGTAATTCattgaatatgtacaaattattaatggAACCCATACGCATTAAATCCTGGCTCCGCCTCTGTGTGAAGTACCTTAGATTGGGAACTTCCTGAGCATATGAGGGAAGCTTCATTTTCCAAATAGCTTAATGCCCTGAAATCAAGCTAGATAATGAGAACTGTACACACTTTACCTGCCTGTGAAGTGATGACATGACATTGGATTATGCAAGTTCTCAGATTCAAAATGTGGAGCAGAGTTGCAAGCAGCATTCTAGTTAGCATTTGTGAACTCTGTTCATCCATCTGGCTTTTGTTGTGTGAGATAAGCATACCATTGATATGACTAAAGACAAATTTATCATGCTACCAATTTCTGCCAGATTTTTTTGTTTCAGTTTTGTTTGCATAACTGATAGGTAATTTGTACTTTACTTGATCCTACTGTTGCTAATCAAAGCTGAATTCAGAATCTATCTGCTTTAGATTCAATAAATTGAACATCTAGATTTCGTTGTCCAAACTGGGTTTTTTTCCCTATACGATTTTGTTATCAACATATAACCTCTGGATGCTGCAGCTAATACCAAAACTATTATCTTCAAATTTGAATTATGTGTGAAGGATATTAGTGTATCATGAAGCCTAGGCATAATTTCTTCCCTGCAGTCGAGCATATTTCTTATAACTTCCTTTTTACTGCACTGCACCTTTTGTGTTTCTCTTTCCCAACACAGTTCTCTTTGTTCCTTTTATCCCTCCAAGTCCTACACTGCCTATCTCAGAAAGTTGGTGGGGTGGTGGGGAGGATGAAAAGGACCAGAAGACTGAGTTGTTTGAGTATATTTGAAATTATTGTTATTGACAAATGAGCCACATTGCAATGTCATCGAGTTAtttgagaagtatttttgaaATTATGTTGTGCTATATTATTAACATGTGAGCAAATGTGCCATCTTCTATAAACTTACGTGATCGCCTTGTTCATCAGGTGAGAGCTCGACTCAATTTGACAGCTCCAACTTTGGAATGCAATCCAAAGAGCCGCACACATTAGCGAAGGAGGATCTTTGGTTGTTCTTCTGCATGAGGATTCAGGATGTTGATTGATGTATTGATTGTATTGCTGTACTGAAAGGATACACAGTTATCTGTTGTGTGGCAATTCTCTGGGGGGATATTGCAGCTTTTTTTGAGTTTGGAATAAAGTCACCAGCCTGCTTATATTCTTTATGAGCACTCTGTCACCTAAATTTTCTACTACTTTTTATGAGCTCAGAAAATTCAGTTGGTTAGAATATGTCATAAACAAGCATTAAACATTAAGCCAGAGGTTAGCTTGCATGTTACTCTGAACTTGAGCACATATGGTCTGCTTAACATATGCATAAACAGAAACTTCAACAGCTCTTACATCCTGcatggaaagaaaagaaaggaatcCAGAGGTCAGTTTTCAAGTGATTTTTCTGGTTGGAACATATAGCTTTAAGAAAAGCTTTTCAGTTATTATTAATGATTAACTCGTTTTATTTTCTTCCATTACCCATCAAAGAAAAGGAATAGACCTTAGTTTGTGTAGCTTTCAAATTAACTACAATTAATAACGGTTCTTTAATATGCAGCATATAACAAACGCTCGAGTCCAGAACGAGCTCGGACAATTATAGCTATGGCATGTAAATAATGCAAGAGCTTTATATATGttaaataaagaagtaaacttcACATAACTAGTGAATTTACAACACGGTGATGTGATAAGCTGTATTTATTCTACGGTGTAgggctgggcatatatcgggtataaCCGATAGCCCGAACCGATAAAATGCTATTGGTTATCGATGTCGGGGTTATTGGGTAAATAGTTTCACAACGGTTTAATGTTATTTGACTATTGGGTTATCAATTCGGGTCTCGGTTTGCACTTTGCCCAGTTTAATAACGGTTTAACCGATAGCTCAATAAGctttaataaaattataattttacctACTAAATATATAAAGTCACCTTATGGCTCCATTCTCTCAATTCTCTCGGCAATTACTCTTCATCTTCAGACCTTAGCTTTTAGAGTAAGTTTTAAACTTTTCTGAATTTCTCATCTTAATTCTTCAGTTAAGATTGttagttttaaactttaaacaattaattgttaattttttttaatttttctatttgtttcttttgttgcacTGATTCTTTAGTATTTACAagattaggatttttttttctatGAATTATGCCCACCCGCAGTGAGATAGTTAGTAATATTAGCTTGTTGAATGTCTTATTCCTTACTCCTACTAACTTAAAACTTTGAAATTTGAGATCATTCATTGAGATTTTTAAATGCAAAGAAAGTTTCTTTTCTAAAAATGAAATTTAATCCCTCTTTTTTAAGAACAAAAATTCAGTTCCATTCTCTTAACAGTATGATCACGATTTCTACTAAAAAACATGAAATTTTTAGATAATTTtattcttatcgggtaaaccgattaCCGAACCGATAAGGGTCAATAACCGACTAACCGATACCCGATatcttatcgattcggttatcggtttagcatatttataaaccgataaccgatatgcCGAACCGATAACATTCACAACCGAACCGAACCGATTGATACCCGCCCCTACTACGGTGAGAACCAAACCAGTAATAAGCTAGAACTAGACAATATAAAGGAGTAGTCCGGTCACAAGGCATCCCGCATTCACGCAGAGCCTGCAGAATGGCCGCACCCCAAAAGATAATGATGTAGATAGCATATTCTAATGCAATCATTAGTGGCTGTTTCCATGGGTTGAACCAGTAACATACAAGTCCACGTAAACAACTTTATCGTTGCTCACTAAGACAATGTAATTAATCAATTATAATGAAGGAACACGGCTTCTTATTATATCCAGGTCCTCATGACCATAGGTGGTAGCGGAGGTCTCCTCCGACCTGATTTTGGCTTGGGCTTGGAACTTTTTTGCTATATTATCTATATTCCTCTTTAGTCACCTGACCCTCATATCTGTCTGTTCCTGCACTTCCCTTGTGGAAGGGAGGCATCTGCAGTTTTTTTGACAAGCTCACTTCAGATTTGGCATAAGGACAGCTATTTGACCTATACTAGAATGGCTTCTTCTTGTCAGATTCTTCTTCAGAGTCAAGTGCATTGCATGATGTGACGGTGCTGTTAAATTTTCAGCTTCCTTTTGTGCATTAAATGGACAATATGTGCTCAATTTTAACAAACTCAAAGGATTATGTGCGATCAAGATTATATAATAAGGACAAAGACTTGCCCAAACATAAGAAGAATTTTGATTAAAAACTCTATTTCTTAGTGCCCCTGGTCTTTCGAGTTGTTCAAGACTCACAAATCAAAATGTTAAGCAGAGCATCAGATCATCCTTTTCTCATACTTTCTCATTGAGCTCGCACAAACTCAACCCCTTTCATGGGAGTGCAGGCATGTGACATATCTAATGTGCATCAATCTTGAATCATGATTAGTTTTTGGAAACTGAAACTAATGCACCCAACAATAAACCTTCTAATCTAACAGTCAATCTTACCTCTACTCTTTGGGTAGCTGCAATTCTGAAGATGTGTGCCATGGGCCTATTACTAGAATTTACCCATTTTTCAATATTCTTCCCTTGCAGTGAATGTCACCGCACAAAGTCAACCTATCCAGCTCAGAGTTGTTGAGCGCTCAGAAGGATTACAATATCTATTCATCTAACTCAATTCTGCTGAACCCGTAGCTTTTTCTCAgctttctttctttcatttctcGCCTTACATCTTCCACTCCAGGCCAGTTTTCGGATTCAGCATATACCAAGCTTAATAAAGCAAAATTAGCAGCATTTCCGGGTTCAGAGTTGGTGAGTCTGTGAGCCAAATGTTCTGCAACTTCCAGTTTTCCATGTAATTTACAAGAAGCAATCAGGGAACTCCAAATTCTGTTGCTAGGTTTCATAGGCATTCTGCTAATGACTTCACTAGCATCTTCTAGCTTACCTGCCCTTCCCAGGAGATCAATGTAGCAAGCATAGAGCTCCACAGTCATTGAGAAGCTCTTATCCTCTGACGCTTCATCAAAGAGCTTCTTTCCCTCCTCAAAAAGACCACTGTGATTACAAGCTGATAAAACTGCAAGTAATGCAATGGAATCAATCTTTATCCCACTCTCTTTCATCTCATGAAAAAGTTCCACAGCTTTATCTCCAAAACCATGAGTCCCATAAGCACTGATTAGCGCACTCCATGATGCAGAATCTCTTATAGCCATCTCTTGGAAAACTTGAGCAGAGTCCTTAAGAAAACCACATTTTGAGTACATATTTATGAGGGAGTTACCAATGAACAACTGTGAGTTAAGACCACTTCTAAAAACATAACCATGCAGTCCCCTCCCATGGCATACTGATAACAGATTAGTACAAGCAGAGATTACTGCCAATAAAGTAACATCATTCAGTCGAATTCCACTCAGCTGCATCTCATTGAAAAGCTTTATAGCTTCTTGACAACTAGATTTACTTCGAGAATAGCTCGTTATGATAGCAGTCCACAATACCACATCTTTTTTAGTTGAACGATCGAATATCTTCTTTATACCCCGCAATGCTTCCCCACATTGAGAATACATGTGTACAATAGCAGATGAAAAATGAGAGTCCGAGTCGAACCCATGGCGAAATGCATAACCATGAATCTCTTTTCCATACTTTTCTGCACCCAACTCAGCACAAGCTGGTAATATACTAGTCAATGTAACTCTATTTGGTTTAACATTTTCCACCTGCATTTCGCGAAATAATTCAAGTGCTTCGATGTACAACTCCCCAGCTATGTATCCAGATAGCATTGCAGTCCATGATACCTCGTTTCTCACTTCCATTCTCTGAAAAACATGGTAAGCCGAGTCCGGCGCACGACATTTCCAATAGAAGTCTACCAATGCAGTTAGAAAGAAAATTGAATTTTCTATTCTTTCATCAACTATTGTAAGAGCATGCATAGCTCTTCCTAGTCTCAAATTCTTGGTCTCAACACATGCAGATAAAATGCAAGCCATTAACTCAGGCTTTGGCGCAAAACCCTGTACATACATCTCCTTAAACAACTCCAATGACTGAAATAAATACCCATTTTGATAATAGCAATTTATCATGGAATTCCAGGATATGGTATCTCTATTCGGCATTGTATCAAACAGTTGGTATGCAGCTTTTGTAtcggagaattttgcatacattGATATAAGAGAATTGGATATTGTGGATTCTGAAGAATACCCATTTTTAAGGACATAGCAGTGAAGCTGACAGCCGAAGAATTGATGGGCTTTCGTATGAGCACAAGCCTTGATGATTGAAGGAAGAAGGAAGTTGATATTTGCATGGCAGTTGGAAAAGCAGTGAGCTTTTGCACTGTAAAGCTCAAGCGCTTGATCATATTTTCCCTTCAGAACCAACTGTTTGATCGTGTTGTGAAtatctgatgatgatgatgctaaaGTTGATAGTGACCGTCCGATTAGTTTTCCCATTTTACTATTTGTCCAAACTGATTACTTCTCTCGGCCATTTCCAGTCCAGCTTCTCTGGGCAAGTTTCAGACCATCTTTAGCATGATTTAATTGTCTACTTATCAACAACTAGGGGTGTTCATGTTTGAATTGGTTTTCCCCCTTAAAAGTAAATCAAACCAACTGAGTCTGTTTCGCTTTGCTGATTTAGAGTAGCcgataagcattaggtgctgaaaagcacttttaagtgctgaaactgatttaaaaaataagtagttacgtgtttggataaaagtgctgaaattaatgaTAAGCATATGGAGAATtggg
Coding sequences:
- the LOC104230503 gene encoding uncharacterized protein; the protein is MKPVVGTVVSNKMQKSVVVAVDRLFHNKLYNRYVKRTSKFMAHDQNDECNIGDRVKLDHSRPLSKRKHWVVSEILKRARIYVPPPKSSSETDSKTGVSANAN
- the LOC104230502 gene encoding pentatricopeptide repeat-containing protein At4g31070, mitochondrial — translated: MGKLIGRSLSTLASSSSDIHNTIKQLVLKGKYDQALELYSAKAHCFSNCHANINFLLPSIIKACAHTKAHQFFGCQLHCYVLKNGYSSESTISNSLISMYAKFSDTKAAYQLFDTMPNRDTISWNSMINCYYQNGYLFQSLELFKEMYVQGFAPKPELMACILSACVETKNLRLGRAMHALTIVDERIENSIFFLTALVDFYWKCRAPDSAYHVFQRMEVRNEVSWTAMLSGYIAGELYIEALELFREMQVENVKPNRVTLTSILPACAELGAEKYGKEIHGYAFRHGFDSDSHFSSAIVHMYSQCGEALRGIKKIFDRSTKKDVVLWTAIITSYSRSKSSCQEAIKLFNEMQLSGIRLNDVTLLAVISACTNLLSVCHGRGLHGYVFRSGLNSQLFIGNSLINMYSKCGFLKDSAQVFQEMAIRDSASWSALISAYGTHGFGDKAVELFHEMKESGIKIDSIALLAVLSACNHSGLFEEGKKLFDEASEDKSFSMTVELYACYIDLLGRAGKLEDASEVISRMPMKPSNRIWSSLIASCKLHGKLEVAEHLAHRLTNSEPGNAANFALLSLVYAESENWPGVEDVRREMKERKLRKSYGFSRIELDE